In Oreochromis niloticus isolate F11D_XX linkage group LG5, O_niloticus_UMD_NMBU, whole genome shotgun sequence, a single window of DNA contains:
- the LOC100701441 gene encoding calmodulin-binding transcription activator 1 isoform X6, whose product MAAENKPEGLKKIRNPERMVRIAVGYTGHTPPKSDDTDANNEPGQLKIYLPKKLLECLPKCSSLPKERHRWNTNEEIAAYLITFEKHDEWLTTSPKTRPQNGSMILYNRKKVKYRKDGYCWKKRKDGKTTREDHMKLKVQGVECLYGCYVHSSIIPTFHRRCYWLLQNPDIVLVHYLNVPAVDDSGKPCGPVLCSINTDRKEWAKWSKEELIGQLKPMCAGSSLHQKCSSVKQRIISSKQESGAAAGGGTAVGTNVAAGQRAEEADGTEVQNSDVSEGQTEPNPGGGRSRAGGGERRNGRITKPSLLPQSSMEVSSSTSTNQVEVPDTTQSSPLSITSDMADSPALAIGAGLSQSTAVFMSEVTTLTGDSVYSAGHTHLLAATHDSATAGILLAVAPENQRFASFPGGVGLGEGGELVLSSSLDSGGAVSLPETTMTFDPDCFLNNPKQGQTYGGGGGKTEGCNGDDGGLHCSSNGFVYSPTLVNNIKTEATPLEQPLSTQSSYVGEGAGLSPSTTLEQMDFSAVMSSACVPTLTQPSHHPSPSLFLQSSSQTSQPSQLQTNGTEATQESGEAQAYIGLPTVPTDSSVANGDSHTHLHQPRTDQQALCARNGKGSAVGSFPLTPQDTTIDQSGSRGHQEVGGLDKPAENGGELLLKNGDPREAYASVDTEHYLHPTDDNGGEEGGGGGGGGGGENEILCNGVSLSGASSSVVASPQSMATGAIEGALYSSPLPQQGGGVSAATAGAGTAISLEGFEASFGSQFSDLINDFISVEGSGNGVGAAVNGVLMPQEGAAGEEQGTAPGHLQGSEVEQGALGLLQETGRLFGVTDYSPEWSYPEGGVKVLITGPWLESSSEYSCLFDHISVPAALIQPGVLRCYCPAHDTGLVMLQVAMGGEVISSSVVFEYKARDLPALPSSQHDWLSLDDTQFRMSILERLEQMEQRMAEITNQNPSSEAMATKGGGVEGGGATDQQSQISPDQGSFEGRVVVVCEKMMSQPCWASSNQLVHSKNSRGMTLLHLAAAQGYAGLIQTLIRWRTKHADSIDLELEVDPLNVDHFSCTPLMWACALGHTEAALVLYQWDPRALAIPDSLGRLPLNIARSRGHTRLAELLEQLQHSPQTQGQPADTWMDRWRGESQTGGMNNSPSPNPNSELRRTRAGSKPDNQSQSWSQTEHRPHKGTQGEQGGPPPAKRLKPNPDSQQQLANSISGTTPLNSSPGPNPQRSPLSKPLQTQPTNLSCQKAPLASSSLSQPQLPSAPFSHLQARIGRAGGGSRWSLRQTLGQRSLARKILGKERLAVHLRQRVLSDRGEETELLTYQDNADDLQMDITMLADHIVEASTGRLKQEVIEAEIESGKVGISSDVRLLSGYLGEVERFLNSKPQTPSPKPNSLSGPEDQQSPQAKQAPSSPSEWTSFLCAAMKEERLKTDSSCLAMTEAEQGELYETIRHALHSLRKHKGPIQEQRKEIAAVIQRCYKRYKQYALYKRMTLAAILIQSRFRSFHEQRKFQQSRRAAVLIQQYYRSYRHSLSLLTKKQNQAARKILRFLLRCRHSPLMDHRPLKRGQRAEKGQGS is encoded by the exons gAAATTGCTGCATATCTCATCACTTTTGAGAAACACGATGAGTGGCTGACGACGTCGCCGAAAACCAG ACCTCAGAATGGCTCTATGATCCTCTACAACCGTAAAAAGGTGAAGTACAGGAAAGATGGGTACTGCtggaagaaaaggaaagatGGCAAGACCACCCGAGAGGATCACATGAAGCTGAAAGTCCAGGGAGTAGAG TGTCTGTATGGCTGCTACGTCCACTCCTCCATCATCCCCACCTTCCATCGTAGATGctattggctgctgcag AACCCAGACATTGTGCTGGTGCACTACCTGAATGTACCGGCGGTGGACGACAGCGGGAAGCCATGCGGCCCTGTCCTCTGCTCCATCAACACCGACAGGAAAGAGTGGGCAAAGTGGAGCAAGGAGGAGCTCATTGGACAACTCAAGCCCATGT GTGCTGGAAGCAGCCTGCATCAGAAATGTTCCAGTGTCAAGCAGCGCATCATCTCCTCCAAGCAGGAGTCAGGAGCGGCAGCAGGAGGGGGAACTGCAGTCGGTACCAATGTAGCAGCGGGCCAGAGAGCTGAGGAAGCAGATGGCACAGAGGTCCAGAACAGCGACGTGTCAGAGGGTCAGACAGAGCCCAATCCTGGAGGGGGGAGGAGCAgagcaggtggaggagagaggaggaatgGCAGGATAACCAAACCCTCCTTACTCCCACAGAGCAGCATGGAGGTGTCTTCTTCTACTTCCACCAACCAGGTGGAGGTCCCTGACACCACCCAGAGCTCCCCGCTGTCAATCACCAGCGACATGGCTGACAGTCCTGCTCTTGCAATTGGAGCGGGCTTATCACAGAGCACAGCTGTGTTCATGTCTGAGGTCACCACGCTCACTGGGGATTCGGTTTACTCCGCTGGCCACACCCACCTGCTGGCAGCTACCCACGACAGTGCCACCGCTGGGATTCTGTTAGCTGTTGCCCCTGAAAACCAGAGATTTGCATCATTTCCTGGTGGAGTAGGATTGGGCGAGGGAGGAGAGTTGGTTCTATCCAGCTCTTTAGACTCTGGTGGAGCAGTCAGCCTTCCTGAAACCACCATGACCTTTGACCCCGATTGCTTCCTCAACAATCCCAAGCAGGGCCAGACATACGGAGGAGGTGGAGGGAAGACTGAGGGCTGTAACGGTGATGATGGAGGCCTCCACTGTTCCTCTAATGGCTTTGTCTACAGCCCAACCCTCGTCAACAACATCAAGACGGAAGCTACACCCCTGGAACAACCGCTGTCCACTCAGAGTAGCTACGTAGGAGAAGGAGCTGGCCTCAGCCCCAGCACCACGCTGGAGCAAATGGATTTCAGTGCCGTCATGTCATCAGCCTGTGTCCCAACCCTGACCCAGCCTTCACACCACCCTTCCCCGAGCCTGTTCCTCCAGTCCTCCTCTCAAACAAGCCAGCCCTCCCAGCTGCAGACCAATGGTACTGAGGCAACCCAGGAATCTGGCGAGGCCCAGGCTTACATAGGCCTGCCCACGGTGCCAACAGACTCTTCAGTTGCCAATGGAGACTCACATACACACCTCCATCAACCCAGGACAGACCAGCAGGCCCTGTGTGCAAGGAATGGGAAAGGATCAGCAGTGGGTTCCTTTCCCCTGACACCGCAGGATACCACTATCGACCAGTCAGGCAGCAGAGGACACCAGGAGGTCGGAGGCCTAGACAAGCCTGCTGAGAATGGGGGAGAGTTACTGCTCAAGAACGGAGATCCTCGTGAAGCTTATGCGAGTGTTGACACCGAGCACTACCTCCATCCCACAGATGACAACGGAGGAGAGGAAGGcggaggaggcggaggaggaggaggaggggaaaaTGAGATCCTTTGTAATGGTGTGAGCTTGTCAGGGGCAAGCAGCTCAGTGGTGGCCAGTCCTCAGTCAATGGCTACAGGCGCCATTGAGGGGGCGCTCTACAGCTCTCCACTTCCTCAGCAAGGTGGGGGGGTGTCAGCTGCAACAGCTGGAGCAGGAACAGCCATCAGTCTGGAAGGCTTTGAGGCTTCTTTTGGAAGCCAGTTTTCTGATCTCATCAATGATTTCATCTCAGTTGAAGGGTCTGGGAATGGGGTCGGGGCAGCTGTCAATGGGGTTCTGATGCCCCAGGAGGGGGCAGCAGGAGAGGAGCAGGGCACAGCACCAGGCCACTTGCAGGGCTCTGAGGTGGAGCAGGGAGCTTTGGGATTGCTCCAGGAGACTGGGAGGCTGTTTGGCGTGACAGACTACTCCCCAGAGTGGTCTTATCCAGAG GGTGGAGTGAAGGTGCTCATAACAGGTCCATGGTTGGAGTCAAGCAGTGAGTACAGCTGTCTTTTCGACCATATCAGCGTTCCCGCTGCCCTCATTCAGCCCGGGGTGCTGCGCTGCTACTGTCCAG CTCATGACACTGGACTAGTGATGCTGCAGGTAGCTATGGGCGGTGAGGTCATCTCTTCCTCTGTGGTGTTTGAATACAAGGCACGCGACCTTCCAGCCCTCCCATCGTCTCAGCACGACTGGCTGTCCCTGGATG ATACCCAGTTCAGGATGTCTATCTTGGAGCGTTTGGAGCAGATGGAACAGAGGATGGCTGAGATAACCAATCAAAATCCCAGCTCAGAAGCCATGGCAACAAAGGGAGGAGGAgtggagggaggaggagctACTGATCAGCAGTCTCAA ATCTCTCCTGATCAGGGGTCATTCGAAGGTCGTGTGGTGGTGGTATGTGAGAAGATGATGTCTCAGCCGTGCTGGGCTTCTTCTAATCAGCTCGTCCACAGTAAGAACTCCAGAGGAATGACTTTACTGCATCTGGCTGCAGCTCAGGGTTATGCGGGACTCATTCAGACACTCATTCGCTGGCG CACAAAGCATGCTGACAGTATTGACCTTGAGCTGGAAGTAGATCCTCTGAACGTAGACCACTTCTCTTGCACTCCATTG ATGTGGGCTTGTGCTCTGGGCCATACTGAGGCGGCATTGGTGCTTTACCAGTGGGATCCAAGAGCTCTAGCTATTCCTGATTCACTGGGACGCTTGCCGCTAAACATTGCCCGATCCCGGGGCCACACTCGATTGGCTGAGCTCTTAGAGCAACTGCAACATAGTCCTCAAACTCAGGGCCAGCCTGCGGACActtggatggatagatggagaGGAGAGTCACAGACCGGTGGGATGAACAACAGCCCCAGCCCTAACCCAAACTCAG AGCTGAGGAGAACCAGGGCAGGAAGCAAGCCAGACAACCAGAGCCAGAGCTGGAGCCAAACAGAACACAGACCCCACAAGGGAACCCAGGGAGAACAGGGAGGTCCACCCCCAGCCAAGAGGCTCAAACCCAACCCAGATTCACAGCAACAGCTAGCTAACTCGATCTCTGGTACCACCCCCCTCAACTCTTCTCCAGGTCCTAATCCTCAACGGTCTCCCCTCTCCAAGCCGCTACAGACTCAACCCACCAACCTCAGCTGTCAGAAGGCACCGCTTGCCAGCTCCAGCCTCAGCCAGCCTCAGCTTCCTAGTGCCCCATTCTCCCACCTGCAGGCCAGGATAGGGAGAGCTGGAGGGGGCAGCAGGTGGAGTCTGAGACAGACTCTGGGGCAGCGTAGCCTCGCCAGGAAGATTTTAGGAAAGGAGCGATTGGCCGTTCACCTGCGTCAAAGAGTGCTGTCTGACAGGGGAGAGGAAACAGAGCTGCTGACCTATCAGGATAATGCAGATGACTTGCAG ATGGACATCACAATGCTAGCTGATCACATTGTGGAGGCTTCAACTGGCAGACTCAAGCAGGAGGTTATTGAAGCAGAAATTGAATCCGGGAAGGTTGGGATCAGCAGTGATGTCAGATTACTGTCTGGTTACCTTGGTGAGGTGGAAAG GTTTCTAAACTCCAAACCTCAGACTCCCAGCCCCAAGCCAAACTCTCTCTCAGGGCCAGAGGATCAGCAAAGTCCTCAGGCTAAGCAAGCCCCATCCTCTCCCTCTGAGTGGACCTCCTTTCTTTGTGCAGCTATGAAGGAGGAGAGGTTGAAAACAGATTCTTCCTGTCTAGCCATGACTGAGGCAGAGCAGGGAGAGCTGTATGAGACCATCAGGCATGCTCTGCACTCCCTCAGAAAACACAAG GGTCCCATTCAGGAACAACGCAAAGAGATTGCAGCAGTGATTCAGCGCTGCTATAAGAGATACAAGCAG TATGCACTTTATAAGAGGATGACCCTGGCAGCCATCTTGATCCAGAGTCGTTTCCGGAGTTTCCATGAACAGAGGAAATTCCAGCAGAGTCGTAGAGCAGCGGTCCTCATCCAGCAATACTACCGCTCCTACAGACACTCTCTCAG cctcctaACTAAAAAACAGAACCAGGCTGCTCGCAAGATCCTGAGGTTCCTGCTCCGATGCCGCCACAG CCCCTTGATGGACCATAGGCCTCTGAAGCGG GGCCAGAGAGCAGAGAAAGGCCAGGGGTCCTGA
- the LOC100701441 gene encoding calmodulin-binding transcription activator 1 isoform X5: MAAENKPEGLKKIRNPERMVRIAVGYTGHTPPKSDDTDANNEPGQLKIYLPKKLLECLPKCSSLPKERHRWNTNEEIAAYLITFEKHDEWLTTSPKTRPQNGSMILYNRKKVKYRKDGYCWKKRKDGKTTREDHMKLKVQGVECLYGCYVHSSIIPTFHRRCYWLLQNPDIVLVHYLNVPAVDDSGKPCGPVLCSINTDRKEWAKWSKEELIGQLKPMCAGSSLHQKCSSVKQRIISSKQESGAAAGGGTAVGTNVAAGQRAEEADGTEVQNSDVSEGQTEPNPGGGRSRAGGGERRNGRITKPSLLPQSSMEVSSSTSTNQVEVPDTTQSSPLSITSDMADSPALAIGAGLSQSTAVFMSEVTTLTGDSVYSAGHTHLLAATHDSATAGILLAVAPENQRFASFPGGVGLGEGGELVLSSSLDSGGAVSLPETTMTFDPDCFLNNPKQGQTYGGGGGKTEGCNGDDGGLHCSSNGFVYSPTLVNNIKTEATPLEQPLSTQSSYVGEGAGLSPSTTLEQMDFSAVMSSACVPTLTQPSHHPSPSLFLQSSSQTSQPSQLQTNGTEATQESGEAQAYIGLPTVPTDSSVANGDSHTHLHQPRTDQQALCARNGKGSAVGSFPLTPQDTTIDQSGSRGHQEVGGLDKPAENGGELLLKNGDPREAYASVDTEHYLHPTDDNGGEEGGGGGGGGGGENEILCNGVSLSGASSSVVASPQSMATGAIEGALYSSPLPQQGGGVSAATAGAGTAISLEGFEASFGSQFSDLINDFISVEGSGNGVGAAVNGVLMPQEGAAGEEQGTAPGHLQGSEVEQGALGLLQETGRLFGVTDYSPEWSYPEGGVKVLITGPWLESSSEYSCLFDHISVPAALIQPGVLRCYCPAHDTGLVMLQVAMGGEVISSSVVFEYKARDLPALPSSQHDWLSLDDTQFRMSILERLEQMEQRMAEITNQNPSSEAMATKGGGVEGGGATDQQSQISPDQGSFEGRVVVVCEKMMSQPCWASSNQLVHSKNSRGMTLLHLAAAQGYAGLIQTLIRWRTKHADSIDLELEVDPLNVDHFSCTPLMWACALGHTEAALVLYQWDPRALAIPDSLGRLPLNIARSRGHTRLAELLEQLQHSPQTQGQPADTWMDRWRGESQTGGMNNSPSPNPNSELRRTRAGSKPDNQSQSWSQTEHRPHKGTQGEQGGPPPAKRLKPNPDSQQQLANSISGTTPLNSSPGPNPQRSPLSKPLQTQPTNLSCQKAPLASSSLSQPQLPSAPFSHLQARIGRAGGGSRWSLRQTLGQRSLARKILGKERLAVHLRQRVLSDRGEETELLTYQDNADDLQMDITMLADHIVEASTGRLKQEVIEAEIESGKVGISSDVRLLSGYLGEVERFLNSKPQTPSPKPNSLSGPEDQQSPQAKQAPSSPSEWTSFLCAAMKEERLKTDSSCLAMTEAEQGELYETIRHALHSLRKHKGPIQEQRKEIAAVIQRCYKRYKQYALYKRMTLAAILIQSRFRSFHEQRKFQQSRRAAVLIQQYYRSYRHSLSSLLTKKQNQAARKILRFLLRCRHSPLMDHRPLKRGQRAEKGQGS, encoded by the exons gAAATTGCTGCATATCTCATCACTTTTGAGAAACACGATGAGTGGCTGACGACGTCGCCGAAAACCAG ACCTCAGAATGGCTCTATGATCCTCTACAACCGTAAAAAGGTGAAGTACAGGAAAGATGGGTACTGCtggaagaaaaggaaagatGGCAAGACCACCCGAGAGGATCACATGAAGCTGAAAGTCCAGGGAGTAGAG TGTCTGTATGGCTGCTACGTCCACTCCTCCATCATCCCCACCTTCCATCGTAGATGctattggctgctgcag AACCCAGACATTGTGCTGGTGCACTACCTGAATGTACCGGCGGTGGACGACAGCGGGAAGCCATGCGGCCCTGTCCTCTGCTCCATCAACACCGACAGGAAAGAGTGGGCAAAGTGGAGCAAGGAGGAGCTCATTGGACAACTCAAGCCCATGT GTGCTGGAAGCAGCCTGCATCAGAAATGTTCCAGTGTCAAGCAGCGCATCATCTCCTCCAAGCAGGAGTCAGGAGCGGCAGCAGGAGGGGGAACTGCAGTCGGTACCAATGTAGCAGCGGGCCAGAGAGCTGAGGAAGCAGATGGCACAGAGGTCCAGAACAGCGACGTGTCAGAGGGTCAGACAGAGCCCAATCCTGGAGGGGGGAGGAGCAgagcaggtggaggagagaggaggaatgGCAGGATAACCAAACCCTCCTTACTCCCACAGAGCAGCATGGAGGTGTCTTCTTCTACTTCCACCAACCAGGTGGAGGTCCCTGACACCACCCAGAGCTCCCCGCTGTCAATCACCAGCGACATGGCTGACAGTCCTGCTCTTGCAATTGGAGCGGGCTTATCACAGAGCACAGCTGTGTTCATGTCTGAGGTCACCACGCTCACTGGGGATTCGGTTTACTCCGCTGGCCACACCCACCTGCTGGCAGCTACCCACGACAGTGCCACCGCTGGGATTCTGTTAGCTGTTGCCCCTGAAAACCAGAGATTTGCATCATTTCCTGGTGGAGTAGGATTGGGCGAGGGAGGAGAGTTGGTTCTATCCAGCTCTTTAGACTCTGGTGGAGCAGTCAGCCTTCCTGAAACCACCATGACCTTTGACCCCGATTGCTTCCTCAACAATCCCAAGCAGGGCCAGACATACGGAGGAGGTGGAGGGAAGACTGAGGGCTGTAACGGTGATGATGGAGGCCTCCACTGTTCCTCTAATGGCTTTGTCTACAGCCCAACCCTCGTCAACAACATCAAGACGGAAGCTACACCCCTGGAACAACCGCTGTCCACTCAGAGTAGCTACGTAGGAGAAGGAGCTGGCCTCAGCCCCAGCACCACGCTGGAGCAAATGGATTTCAGTGCCGTCATGTCATCAGCCTGTGTCCCAACCCTGACCCAGCCTTCACACCACCCTTCCCCGAGCCTGTTCCTCCAGTCCTCCTCTCAAACAAGCCAGCCCTCCCAGCTGCAGACCAATGGTACTGAGGCAACCCAGGAATCTGGCGAGGCCCAGGCTTACATAGGCCTGCCCACGGTGCCAACAGACTCTTCAGTTGCCAATGGAGACTCACATACACACCTCCATCAACCCAGGACAGACCAGCAGGCCCTGTGTGCAAGGAATGGGAAAGGATCAGCAGTGGGTTCCTTTCCCCTGACACCGCAGGATACCACTATCGACCAGTCAGGCAGCAGAGGACACCAGGAGGTCGGAGGCCTAGACAAGCCTGCTGAGAATGGGGGAGAGTTACTGCTCAAGAACGGAGATCCTCGTGAAGCTTATGCGAGTGTTGACACCGAGCACTACCTCCATCCCACAGATGACAACGGAGGAGAGGAAGGcggaggaggcggaggaggaggaggaggggaaaaTGAGATCCTTTGTAATGGTGTGAGCTTGTCAGGGGCAAGCAGCTCAGTGGTGGCCAGTCCTCAGTCAATGGCTACAGGCGCCATTGAGGGGGCGCTCTACAGCTCTCCACTTCCTCAGCAAGGTGGGGGGGTGTCAGCTGCAACAGCTGGAGCAGGAACAGCCATCAGTCTGGAAGGCTTTGAGGCTTCTTTTGGAAGCCAGTTTTCTGATCTCATCAATGATTTCATCTCAGTTGAAGGGTCTGGGAATGGGGTCGGGGCAGCTGTCAATGGGGTTCTGATGCCCCAGGAGGGGGCAGCAGGAGAGGAGCAGGGCACAGCACCAGGCCACTTGCAGGGCTCTGAGGTGGAGCAGGGAGCTTTGGGATTGCTCCAGGAGACTGGGAGGCTGTTTGGCGTGACAGACTACTCCCCAGAGTGGTCTTATCCAGAG GGTGGAGTGAAGGTGCTCATAACAGGTCCATGGTTGGAGTCAAGCAGTGAGTACAGCTGTCTTTTCGACCATATCAGCGTTCCCGCTGCCCTCATTCAGCCCGGGGTGCTGCGCTGCTACTGTCCAG CTCATGACACTGGACTAGTGATGCTGCAGGTAGCTATGGGCGGTGAGGTCATCTCTTCCTCTGTGGTGTTTGAATACAAGGCACGCGACCTTCCAGCCCTCCCATCGTCTCAGCACGACTGGCTGTCCCTGGATG ATACCCAGTTCAGGATGTCTATCTTGGAGCGTTTGGAGCAGATGGAACAGAGGATGGCTGAGATAACCAATCAAAATCCCAGCTCAGAAGCCATGGCAACAAAGGGAGGAGGAgtggagggaggaggagctACTGATCAGCAGTCTCAA ATCTCTCCTGATCAGGGGTCATTCGAAGGTCGTGTGGTGGTGGTATGTGAGAAGATGATGTCTCAGCCGTGCTGGGCTTCTTCTAATCAGCTCGTCCACAGTAAGAACTCCAGAGGAATGACTTTACTGCATCTGGCTGCAGCTCAGGGTTATGCGGGACTCATTCAGACACTCATTCGCTGGCG CACAAAGCATGCTGACAGTATTGACCTTGAGCTGGAAGTAGATCCTCTGAACGTAGACCACTTCTCTTGCACTCCATTG ATGTGGGCTTGTGCTCTGGGCCATACTGAGGCGGCATTGGTGCTTTACCAGTGGGATCCAAGAGCTCTAGCTATTCCTGATTCACTGGGACGCTTGCCGCTAAACATTGCCCGATCCCGGGGCCACACTCGATTGGCTGAGCTCTTAGAGCAACTGCAACATAGTCCTCAAACTCAGGGCCAGCCTGCGGACActtggatggatagatggagaGGAGAGTCACAGACCGGTGGGATGAACAACAGCCCCAGCCCTAACCCAAACTCAG AGCTGAGGAGAACCAGGGCAGGAAGCAAGCCAGACAACCAGAGCCAGAGCTGGAGCCAAACAGAACACAGACCCCACAAGGGAACCCAGGGAGAACAGGGAGGTCCACCCCCAGCCAAGAGGCTCAAACCCAACCCAGATTCACAGCAACAGCTAGCTAACTCGATCTCTGGTACCACCCCCCTCAACTCTTCTCCAGGTCCTAATCCTCAACGGTCTCCCCTCTCCAAGCCGCTACAGACTCAACCCACCAACCTCAGCTGTCAGAAGGCACCGCTTGCCAGCTCCAGCCTCAGCCAGCCTCAGCTTCCTAGTGCCCCATTCTCCCACCTGCAGGCCAGGATAGGGAGAGCTGGAGGGGGCAGCAGGTGGAGTCTGAGACAGACTCTGGGGCAGCGTAGCCTCGCCAGGAAGATTTTAGGAAAGGAGCGATTGGCCGTTCACCTGCGTCAAAGAGTGCTGTCTGACAGGGGAGAGGAAACAGAGCTGCTGACCTATCAGGATAATGCAGATGACTTGCAG ATGGACATCACAATGCTAGCTGATCACATTGTGGAGGCTTCAACTGGCAGACTCAAGCAGGAGGTTATTGAAGCAGAAATTGAATCCGGGAAGGTTGGGATCAGCAGTGATGTCAGATTACTGTCTGGTTACCTTGGTGAGGTGGAAAG GTTTCTAAACTCCAAACCTCAGACTCCCAGCCCCAAGCCAAACTCTCTCTCAGGGCCAGAGGATCAGCAAAGTCCTCAGGCTAAGCAAGCCCCATCCTCTCCCTCTGAGTGGACCTCCTTTCTTTGTGCAGCTATGAAGGAGGAGAGGTTGAAAACAGATTCTTCCTGTCTAGCCATGACTGAGGCAGAGCAGGGAGAGCTGTATGAGACCATCAGGCATGCTCTGCACTCCCTCAGAAAACACAAG GGTCCCATTCAGGAACAACGCAAAGAGATTGCAGCAGTGATTCAGCGCTGCTATAAGAGATACAAGCAG TATGCACTTTATAAGAGGATGACCCTGGCAGCCATCTTGATCCAGAGTCGTTTCCGGAGTTTCCATGAACAGAGGAAATTCCAGCAGAGTCGTAGAGCAGCGGTCCTCATCCAGCAATACTACCGCTCCTACAGACACTCTCTCAG cagcctcctaACTAAAAAACAGAACCAGGCTGCTCGCAAGATCCTGAGGTTCCTGCTCCGATGCCGCCACAG CCCCTTGATGGACCATAGGCCTCTGAAGCGG GGCCAGAGAGCAGAGAAAGGCCAGGGGTCCTGA